From a region of the Flavobacterium branchiarum genome:
- the leuD gene encoding 3-isopropylmalate dehydratase small subunit: protein MAYDKFNILTSSAVPLPIENVDTDQIIPARFLKATKREGFGDNLFRDWRYNGDDSPKTDFVLNNATYSGKILVGGKNFGSGSSREHAAWSVYDYGFRAVVSSFFADIFKGNCLNIGVLPVQVSPEFADTIFKAIEADPKTELEINLPEQTITLLTTGQKESFDINGYKKNNMINGFDDIDYLQNIKGDIVTFADKLPY from the coding sequence ATGGCATACGATAAATTTAATATACTTACCAGCAGTGCAGTGCCACTGCCAATTGAAAACGTAGATACCGATCAAATCATTCCTGCACGTTTCTTAAAAGCTACAAAACGCGAAGGTTTTGGAGACAATCTTTTTAGAGACTGGAGATACAACGGAGATGATTCTCCAAAAACAGATTTCGTTTTAAACAATGCTACTTACTCAGGAAAAATTCTTGTTGGAGGAAAAAACTTTGGCTCAGGATCATCAAGAGAACACGCAGCTTGGTCAGTTTACGATTATGGGTTTCGCGCTGTAGTTTCTAGTTTCTTTGCTGATATCTTTAAAGGAAACTGCTTAAACATTGGAGTATTACCAGTACAGGTTAGCCCTGAATTTGCTGATACTATCTTTAAAGCAATTGAAGCTGACCCTAAAACCGAATTAGAAATTAACTTACCTGAACAAACGATTACTTTATTGACTACTGGACAAAAAGAATCTTTTGACATCAATGGATACAAAAAAAACAATATGATTAATGGCTTTGATGACATTGATTACTTGCAAAACATTAAAGGAGATATCGTGACTTTTGCCGATAAACTTCCTTATTAA
- a CDS encoding alpha-isopropylmalate synthase regulatory domain-containing protein, with protein sequence MKKRKIEIMDTTLRDGEQTSGVSFSAAEKLTIAQLLLEELNIDRIEIASARVSEGEFQGVKGIMSWAEEKGYTNRIEVLTFVDGGLSIEWMKKSGAKVQNLLTKGSLNHLTHQLKKTPEQHFSEIAETIALAKENNIETNVYLEDWSNGMRNSPEYVFQYLDFLTQQPVQRILLPDTLGVLIPSEAFDFISKITTKYPHIHFDFHAHNDYDLSVANVMEAIKGGICGLHVTVNGMGERAGNAPLESTVAVINDFMPDYFINIKETSLYSVSKLVETFTGYRIPANKPIVGDNVFTQTAGIHADGDNKNNLYFNDLLPERFGRKRKYALGKTSGKANIEKNLQELGLKLNQQDLKLVTQRIIELGDKKETVTKEDLPYIISDVLNSHTYQDKITIDSYMLVHSKGMRPSTTLSLNLDGELIEESAQGDGQFDAFMNALTKIYKSKKLTLPKLIDYAVRIPPGSSSDALCETIITWINNGKEFKTRGLDSDQTVAAIIATQKMLNVTT encoded by the coding sequence ATGAAAAAAAGAAAAATTGAAATAATGGATACGACACTTCGTGATGGCGAACAAACATCAGGAGTGTCTTTTTCTGCTGCAGAAAAATTAACCATTGCACAATTACTGTTAGAAGAATTAAACATTGATCGAATAGAAATTGCTTCGGCACGTGTGAGCGAAGGCGAATTTCAAGGCGTAAAAGGCATTATGTCTTGGGCAGAAGAAAAAGGATACACTAACAGAATCGAAGTTTTGACTTTTGTTGATGGCGGACTTTCTATTGAATGGATGAAAAAATCAGGAGCTAAAGTTCAGAACTTACTAACTAAAGGTTCTTTAAATCACCTGACGCATCAATTAAAAAAAACACCTGAACAGCATTTTTCCGAGATCGCAGAAACTATTGCACTCGCAAAAGAAAACAATATTGAAACTAATGTTTACTTAGAAGACTGGAGCAACGGAATGCGTAATTCTCCTGAATATGTATTTCAGTATTTAGATTTTCTAACACAACAACCTGTACAAAGAATCTTGCTTCCGGATACACTTGGCGTATTGATTCCATCAGAAGCTTTTGATTTTATTTCAAAAATTACAACTAAATATCCTCATATTCATTTTGATTTTCATGCGCACAATGACTACGATTTAAGCGTTGCCAACGTAATGGAAGCCATAAAAGGAGGAATATGCGGTCTTCACGTTACGGTAAACGGAATGGGAGAACGCGCCGGAAATGCTCCTCTTGAAAGTACAGTTGCCGTTATAAATGATTTTATGCCAGACTACTTCATCAATATCAAAGAAACCTCTTTATATTCTGTAAGTAAACTAGTTGAAACATTTACTGGATATAGAATCCCTGCTAACAAGCCTATTGTAGGAGACAATGTATTTACTCAAACTGCAGGAATTCATGCTGATGGCGACAATAAAAACAATTTATATTTTAATGATTTACTCCCAGAACGCTTTGGAAGAAAACGTAAATACGCACTCGGAAAAACTTCTGGAAAAGCTAATATCGAAAAAAATCTTCAGGAATTAGGATTAAAACTAAATCAACAAGATTTAAAATTGGTTACCCAACGTATTATTGAATTAGGTGACAAAAAAGAAACTGTTACTAAAGAAGATTTACCATACATCATTTCTGACGTTTTAAACAGTCACACCTATCAGGATAAAATCACCATTGACTCTTATATGCTTGTTCATTCTAAAGGAATGCGACCATCAACAACTTTATCTCTAAATTTAGATGGTGAACTCATAGAAGAAAGTGCACAAGGTGATGGCCAATTTGATGCCTTTATGAATGCCTTGACGAAAATCTATAAAAGCAAAAAATTGACTTTGCCAAAACTAATTGATTATGCCGTTCGAATCCCACCAGGAAGTAGTTCTGATGCATTATGCGAAACTATTATTACTTGGATTAATAACGGAAAAGAATTTAAAACAAGAGGATTGGATTCTGATCAAACAGTTGCCGCTATTATTGCCACTCAAAAAATGCTGAATGTAACTACTTAA